The proteins below are encoded in one region of Persephonella hydrogeniphila:
- the minE gene encoding cell division topological specificity factor MinE: MSIFDIFRRKKSSEVAKERLMMVLSYERKGLPPNFADILQEDLIQVFSKYPQFDSKRIEVDLKNDGEVDQLWISIPFAKDRRE; this comes from the coding sequence ATGTCGATATTTGATATTTTCAGAAGAAAAAAATCTTCAGAGGTAGCTAAAGAAAGACTTATGATGGTTCTTTCTTACGAAAGGAAAGGTCTACCCCCTAATTTTGCAGACATTCTTCAGGAAGATCTGATTCAGGTATTTTCTAAATACCCCCAGTTCGACTCAAAAAGAATCGAAGTAGACCTGAAAAATGACGGAGAAGTAGACCAGCTCTGGATAAGTATTCCATTTGCAAAGGACAGAAGGGAATAG
- the minD gene encoding septum site-determining protein MinD: MAARVIVVTSGKGGVGKTTVTANIATALASMGKKVLTIDADIGLRNLDMILGLENRIVYDIVDVVEGRVLPKKAFVKDKRGLSLFLLPAAQTKDKDAVKPEQLQAIVEEVREDFDYIFIDSPAGIESGFKTAATPADEALVVTNPEVSSVRDADRIIGLLEKMDKEKISLVINRIKAHQVKKGEMLSVEDVEEILQIPKIGIVPDEEKMVDFTNKGEPIVLHKEEYPAAKALVNIARRLEGEEVPFNELEFKKGFFARLFGR; the protein is encoded by the coding sequence ATGGCAGCAAGAGTAATTGTGGTTACTTCAGGAAAAGGCGGGGTTGGGAAAACTACCGTTACAGCAAATATAGCAACGGCTCTCGCTTCTATGGGAAAAAAAGTCCTTACAATAGATGCAGATATAGGTCTTAGAAACTTAGATATGATACTTGGGCTTGAAAATCGTATAGTTTACGACATAGTTGATGTTGTAGAGGGAAGGGTTCTTCCAAAAAAGGCATTTGTTAAAGATAAAAGGGGTCTTTCCCTTTTTCTACTGCCTGCTGCACAAACTAAGGATAAGGATGCTGTCAAGCCAGAACAGCTTCAGGCTATAGTAGAGGAAGTAAGGGAAGATTTCGATTACATTTTTATTGATTCACCGGCAGGAATAGAAAGTGGATTTAAAACAGCTGCAACTCCTGCAGATGAAGCTCTTGTTGTAACAAATCCTGAAGTTTCGTCTGTAAGAGATGCAGATAGAATAATAGGTCTCCTTGAAAAGATGGATAAAGAAAAGATATCCCTTGTTATAAATAGGATTAAAGCCCATCAGGTAAAGAAGGGTGAGATGCTCTCTGTAGAAGATGTTGAGGAAATTTTACAGATACCTAAGATAGGAATAGTTCCAGATGAGGAAAAAATGGTTGATTTCACAAACAAAGGAGAACCTATCGTTCTTCATAAAGAAGAATACCCTGCAGCAAAGGCACTTGTAAATATAGCAAGAAGGCTTGAAGGAGAAGAAGTTCCTTTTAATGAGCTTGAGTTCAAAAAAGGATTTTTTGCAAGGTTATTTGGGAGGTAG
- the minC gene encoding septum site-determining protein MinC yields MGLEIKGVTVPALLIKLDSSKTFEENLKELEEKLSSTFFKGSVSILDLSDSDLSEQQIEQIENILKKYNTRVLGYKAEKKKKTVKKIPEITEKKSLKIINKTVRSGQRVEYDGDILIIGDVNPDAYIVASGNVIVMGTLRGVVHAGANGDETATVMALKLVPQQLRIGNFFTRSPDNPETPEHPERAYIEDNHIVIERIK; encoded by the coding sequence TTGGGATTAGAAATTAAAGGAGTTACTGTTCCGGCTTTACTAATCAAATTGGACAGCAGCAAAACATTTGAAGAAAATCTTAAAGAGCTTGAAGAAAAATTATCATCTACTTTTTTCAAAGGTTCTGTTTCAATTCTTGACCTTTCAGACTCAGATCTTTCTGAGCAGCAGATAGAACAGATTGAAAATATTTTGAAGAAATACAACACGAGAGTATTAGGCTATAAAGCTGAAAAAAAGAAAAAAACTGTAAAAAAGATTCCAGAAATAACAGAAAAAAAATCTTTAAAAATTATAAATAAGACTGTAAGAAGTGGTCAAAGAGTAGAATACGATGGAGATATTTTGATTATTGGAGATGTTAATCCTGATGCTTATATTGTAGCTTCAGGAAATGTTATTGTCATGGGAACATTAAGGGGAGTTGTCCATGCAGGGGCAAATGGAGATGAGACTGCTACAGTCATGGCTCTTAAACTTGTTCCCCAGCAGCTCAGGATAGGAAACTTTTTTACAAGATCCCCTGATAATCCCGAAACTCCAGAGCATCCTGAAAGAGCTTATATAGAAGATAACCATATAGTTATAGAAAGAATTAAATAG
- the lysA gene encoding diaminopimelate decarboxylase — translation MEDSFSPYFHFVDNELYCEKTPVKKIAKEFGTPVYIYSKNAILEKIREYKEAFKEYPTLICYAAKANSNLSILKIFQEEGLGLDIVSGGELYRGLKAEFDPKKIVYAGVGKTDKELIDAIDTGILSFNVESLMELDVLDELSEKVGKKADISIRVNPDVNPKTHPYISTGLRKSKFGIDMEDALEAYKIASRKKNLNIVGIHCHIGSQIMDVSPYEEAVEKLVQLVFKLKREGIELRHIDIGGGLGIRYRPEDNPPHPKELAEIVIPYIKETGLKLLIEPGRSLVGEAGILVSQVLFLKDKGDKHFIIIDSGMNDLLRPAMYQAYHHILSVEKKKEKVIADIVGPICETGDFFALDREIDNLNRGDYLAVMSAGAYGFSMSSNYNTRPRAAEVLVDGENFYLIRNRESYQYIIQPEINEKIQGEVK, via the coding sequence ATGGAAGATTCCTTCAGTCCTTACTTTCATTTCGTCGATAACGAACTGTACTGCGAAAAAACCCCTGTAAAAAAAATAGCAAAAGAGTTTGGTACACCTGTTTATATATACAGTAAAAATGCGATCTTAGAAAAAATAAGAGAGTACAAAGAAGCCTTTAAAGAATATCCTACACTTATCTGTTATGCTGCAAAAGCAAACTCAAATCTATCTATCTTAAAAATATTTCAGGAAGAAGGGCTCGGCCTTGATATTGTATCAGGCGGAGAATTATACAGAGGTCTCAAAGCAGAGTTTGATCCAAAAAAAATAGTTTATGCAGGTGTTGGTAAAACAGATAAGGAACTTATAGATGCTATAGATACAGGGATTCTCTCTTTTAATGTTGAAAGCCTGATGGAACTTGATGTCTTAGATGAGCTTTCAGAAAAAGTAGGGAAAAAAGCAGATATATCAATCAGGGTAAACCCTGACGTAAATCCCAAAACCCATCCTTATATTTCCACAGGACTAAGAAAAAGCAAATTTGGTATAGATATGGAAGATGCCCTTGAGGCTTATAAAATTGCTTCAAGGAAAAAAAATCTAAACATAGTGGGTATTCACTGCCATATAGGCTCCCAGATAATGGATGTTTCTCCGTACGAAGAAGCTGTTGAAAAATTAGTACAGCTTGTTTTTAAGCTAAAAAGAGAAGGAATCGAGCTAAGACATATAGATATAGGAGGTGGACTTGGAATTAGATACAGACCTGAAGATAATCCACCTCACCCTAAAGAGTTGGCTGAAATTGTTATTCCTTATATAAAAGAAACAGGTCTGAAGCTATTAATTGAGCCGGGAAGATCTCTCGTAGGAGAAGCAGGAATTCTTGTTTCGCAGGTTCTTTTCCTGAAAGATAAAGGAGATAAGCATTTTATAATAATCGACTCAGGGATGAATGATCTTTTAAGACCTGCCATGTATCAGGCGTACCACCATATACTGTCTGTAGAAAAGAAAAAAGAAAAGGTGATAGCTGATATAGTAGGACCTATATGTGAAACAGGTGATTTTTTTGCCCTCGACAGGGAAATAGATAACTTAAACAGAGGAGATTATCTCGCAGTTATGAGTGCAGGAGCTTATGGATTTTCTATGTCTTCAAATTACAATACGCGTCCAAGGGCTGCAGAAGTTTTAGTTGACGGAGAAAATTTTTATCTTATAAGAAACAGGGAAAGCTACCAGTATATTATACAACCTGAAATAAACGAAAAAATCCAAGGAGAGGTGAAGTAG